Part of the Montipora foliosa isolate CH-2021 chromosome 13, ASM3666993v2, whole genome shotgun sequence genome is shown below.
ttgtttgaagtttgtcctttctagccaattctggttctaagccaagctggcgtgtttcaatgaagtacatcaaaatgtaaatgatctcgttttcagagataaagtgaaataaataaggtacgatctgtcacatcacgaggtATAGTACGTacgtgagttctaattttagcgtgattcctattcgctggcttttgacagtcgactctgaaatggcttctttccttttccgttcgcttgctgaggatttgcttgttttcttttcaaactcttgcgattcaagaaaaattaattgcctaactggtgaattcgacagtagatttcgctggaaaaatcgatatcacactcatcccttcgtgattcatgcgatcagtcggtttttcaggtgaaattaaccatggaattcactagttaggcagcgaagaaaatgacataattaagcaatttccgggaaaaccaagaggcggacagttccaaagccttttattttcactaatcctacagccagtacgaataaacaagccgggagctccgcttttaggcttggctaaatctatatattaagcaGTGAGTTCTTTTCCCAGATAATTCAATGTTTTGATGACCTTGTTTTCCCAAGATGAATGACGTTGTTTTCCCGCAGTTTTGCAAGAGTATCACATACCGGTACTTCAAAAATGTGCATGTGCAATGCTGGGAAACCAGAAAGGAAGTAAGAATTATTGTTCCATTGACGATCATAAGGAAGTCATCTTGGTCCAGTTAGATCTACCGATACTTTGGACCACACCATTCTTCTTGGCAGATTACGTTACTACTATGGTATCTCTGGTACTGTCCTACGTTGGCTTGAGTCATATCTGAGTGGGCGCTCTCAAACTGTCGTAATTAATATGGCATCCTCAGACGAACGTCAATTAGTCTAtggagttccacaagggtcCGCCCTTGGGCCTCTCTTGTATTCTGTCTACTTTGCTCCATTAGAAGATGTTATTCACGCACATGGTCGGCTATATGCCGACGACACTCAATTATACATCTCTTTGGATTCCAAATCAAAAGCAGAGTCCCTGTCATCGCTTCAATCTTGTCTACGTAGTATCTTTTCGTGGTTGTCAATCAACATGCTGGTTTGTAATCCAGAAAAGACGGATATTGTTCATTTTACATCGCGATTTGGCCAACACGTACCAATATCAGTCAATGTCAATGGTTCAACCATACTACCTAAGCCTGAAGCACGTGACCTTGGCGTCGTCATTGACAGTCATCTACATCTGAATACTCATGAATGTAGACAACGTATGTAAAGCAGCATCTTTTGGCATTCGCAATATAGGAAGAATCCATAAGTACATTGTCAAAGCTGAGTCTGAGCGGCTTGTCCACGCTTTTGTATCATCAAAGCTTGACTACTGTAATAGCATTCTTTATGGTCTCCAGGACTATCAGCTAAAAAAGCTACAGAGAATACAGAACACTGCACCTAGAGTTGTATGCAAATCAAAGATTAAAGATCACATTAGCCCTGTTCTTGAAGAATTCCATTGGTTACCTGTTAAATACCGCATTGTCTTCAAGATCCTACTCTTTATCTACAAAGCTATCAATGGCCTCGCTCCTACCTATATTAACTTAGATCTTCCTCCAAGAACTTATTATCTGTTCCTCGCGCCAGAACGTCCACCTATGGTGACTGTTCCTTATCAATTGCTGGCCCAGTATTATGGAACTCTCTGCCAGCTGAGATAAGAAGCATCAAGTCTCTTGACATCTTTAAGAAAGCAGTAAAAACAACGCTGTACCGGGAAGCATATACTATCTGAGTTTTTCAACTAATTTAACAGTACCACACATTTAATATGTACATTGGCGAATATgtatattttaaattattattttttactgtttcaattaattaattatattatttcatttttatatcTATTTGAAACATTGTAAAGCGCATCGAGGTCTAGgttgcgctatataaatacattattattattattattattattattattacaatttctCAGAATGTAAATGCAAGAAATTAAACTCTTTCATTATTTCAACGCATTATGTACAGATTATGATGAGCCATTGTTAATGCGTTTATATTGTTTCTGGTATCAGGGTAACCGAGTGGTAGTTTTTTTACGTCTTTTACTTAAAATCCTGACATTCAAGGTTCCAGCTCCACTTTGTATTGTACACTGAAGATGTCAGTTCTTTCTTCAACGCTTTGTTGGCGCTGGAAAAAGTAGCCAACAAGTAACTAAACTTTACTTTGAGTAGACATATTATATAACTTTTTTGAGAGGAGTTTCGAGAACACGCACTCAGAACCCACATCCAGCTGTTCCACTGGTCCACCGCTCCCACAAATCCATAACACACAATGTCGTCTGACCAGCCATAAGCTGTTTGGCATCGTTCTGACATTTTTGAGGTGGGTATTCGTTTTAGATCCGTGGATCTTCGTTTTAGGTCagtaggtcttcgttttagatcacagcgtcttcgttttagatcacagagTCTTccttttagatcagtgggtcttcgttctagatcagtgggtcttaggtcttaggtcttcgttttagaaacgcccCTTAGGTTTGTCACCGGTGATCTCCAAGCTTTGCTGCCTTGGCAGCCGATATGTAACCCCACCTTTGCTTAAGAGATTGCGTGATGTTTATTATATCAATGTTCTTGATGTGGGGTGAAGTAAGAGCGTCATTATTGTAGCCAATTTATCCCACATTAGCAGTTATCACTTTAGCTCACCCTTTAATCTcgtcagcaaactagtgcgacGTCACGCAGAGCTTTGGGTCCCGTTTCGGTAGAGATACGCGTTTTGGTGATAAAAGGCCTACATTATGACATAAGCATAATGTGATTTTATCTCGAGGCCCGTTTAGGTGTGCCGTTGCGTGGAGCAAGAGGTGTTGTCAATCATAGAgcttaagccaatcaaatgagGTCAGATCGAATAACACCGAGGTTATAGGCAAGATCAGTCTAACTCGTGGTCCTTCTCGCCTTCATTCCCATCGTGTTAACATCCGAACACAGATTTCTGGTACTTTACAAGAATTTTCCCGCCCCTTCCCCATGCCCCGGCCTTCTCTTCAGGCCTTTGTTGCCTTTTAATACGTACTTGGCTCTTTGCCGATATTTAACCCCACCTTGGCTTAAGAGATTGCGTGATGTTTATTACATCAGTACGACCGAAAGACGCTGTCAAGCCgactaaacaagatggcgtAGTTTACAGGATTCCCTGTGAAAACGGTAAAGTCTACATCGGCGAGACTGGAAGACCTATGCAAGATAGAATCAAAGAACATGAGCGAGACACCCGA
Proteins encoded:
- the LOC137981651 gene encoding uncharacterized protein, whose translation is MNVDNVCKAASFGIRNIGRIHKYIVKAESERLVHAFVSSKLDYCNSILYGLQDYQLKKLQRIQNTAPRVVCKSKIKDHISPVLEEFHWLPVKYRIVFKILLFIYKAINGLAPTYINLDLPPRTYYLFLAPERPPMVTVPYQLLAQYYGTLCQLR